In Myxococcus stipitatus, the following are encoded in one genomic region:
- a CDS encoding DUF4912 domain-containing protein has protein sequence MDDLKSVTVGSLRELARKHLGSGYSKLKKAELIAALAGVVPALAKLARLVGIKVPPKRSAEKKSKATKKSEPIGRPAQGDSSPPPKKKPSEEGRVSTPQRVAAKRTSEKVDGPPTTRPAHVVNFPPRPRGTREAAPPPTVSQLEPSPPTGVASIPPTQNPGPVSPPVSPLPTAQLSAEPLIEGFFVARVRGEEEVRRHHLQEPRAPEMASIPSAEEESEGLGPLPLEYQDDTTLLLPRDPHTLFALWDYSATARERAMQGLQSPRAVLRVFDGDSLVREVDCALESRGYYIHGLPAGRPYRVEAHFVGRDGRSQRIGPSSNRVTLPPSGVSSDTTVRFLRRPVPVDEPSAPSPVFSAEVPEAKEREYITWHRVSLPGSAGTREVPVLHREALGPAGPSRQGQGGASSGPGVPFEHIGRAPGASDQRYLASHRYLEAQARAPGASDMRYAQGPVLSAQSPRGFEYLEMGPERARDHGGERAVGGTELAYFELPARPTGASSSPLDVDSQMKPPSGGGRS, from the coding sequence ATGGACGACCTCAAGAGCGTCACCGTCGGTTCCCTCAGGGAGCTGGCTCGGAAGCACCTGGGGAGCGGATACAGCAAGCTCAAGAAGGCCGAGCTGATTGCCGCCCTGGCCGGGGTCGTGCCCGCACTCGCGAAGCTCGCCCGACTCGTGGGAATCAAGGTCCCTCCCAAGCGAAGCGCCGAGAAAAAGTCCAAGGCCACGAAAAAGTCCGAGCCCATCGGAAGGCCGGCCCAGGGTGATTCTTCCCCTCCGCCCAAGAAGAAGCCCTCGGAAGAAGGCCGCGTCTCGACGCCGCAGCGCGTGGCGGCCAAGCGCACATCCGAAAAGGTGGACGGGCCACCGACCACGCGTCCCGCTCACGTCGTCAATTTTCCGCCCAGGCCTCGGGGGACTCGAGAGGCCGCGCCGCCGCCAACCGTGTCCCAGCTGGAGCCGAGTCCTCCCACGGGCGTGGCGAGCATCCCCCCGACGCAGAATCCGGGCCCGGTGTCACCTCCGGTGAGTCCACTGCCCACCGCGCAGCTTTCCGCGGAGCCGTTGATCGAGGGTTTCTTCGTCGCGCGCGTCCGGGGCGAAGAGGAAGTCCGCCGTCATCACCTTCAGGAGCCAAGGGCTCCCGAGATGGCGTCCATTCCCTCCGCGGAAGAAGAGTCCGAGGGACTGGGACCACTTCCGCTCGAGTACCAGGACGACACGACACTGCTCCTGCCGAGGGATCCGCACACGCTCTTCGCTCTCTGGGACTACAGCGCGACGGCGAGGGAGCGCGCGATGCAGGGGCTGCAGTCTCCGCGCGCCGTGCTGCGCGTCTTCGATGGGGACTCGCTGGTGCGCGAGGTGGACTGCGCGCTCGAGTCGCGCGGCTACTACATCCATGGGCTGCCCGCGGGACGTCCCTACCGGGTCGAGGCCCATTTCGTCGGTCGCGACGGACGTTCTCAGCGCATCGGTCCCTCGAGCAACCGCGTGACGCTTCCTCCCTCGGGAGTGTCGTCGGACACGACCGTTCGTTTCCTCCGACGTCCCGTGCCAGTCGACGAGCCATCCGCACCGTCTCCTGTGTTCAGCGCGGAGGTGCCTGAAGCGAAGGAGCGCGAATACATCACGTGGCACCGGGTCAGCCTCCCTGGGAGCGCGGGGACGCGGGAGGTCCCCGTGCTTCACCGTGAGGCGCTCGGACCCGCAGGCCCCTCTCGGCAAGGGCAGGGCGGGGCGTCCAGTGGCCCCGGGGTTCCCTTCGAGCACATCGGGCGTGCGCCGGGGGCTTCGGACCAGCGCTACCTCGCTTCTCATCGTTATCTCGAGGCACAAGCACGTGCGCCGGGGGCTTCGGACATGCGGTACGCCCAAGGGCCCGTGCTCTCCGCGCAGTCGCCTCGCGGGTTCGAGTATCTCGAGATGGGCCCCGAGCGAGCGCGCGACCACGGTGGCGAGCGCGCCGTCGGTGGGACGGAGTTGGCCTACTTCGAGCTGCCCGCGCGGCCCACTGGGGCCTCCTCGAGTCCCCTGGACGTGGACTCCCAAATGAAGCCGCCTTCGGGTGGTGGCCGCTCGTGA
- a CDS encoding glycoside hydrolase family 57 protein codes for MSQGSLALVLHAHLPFVRHPEHEDFLEEDWLYEAISETYLPLLFAFDALADEGVRFRLSMTLSPTLVTMLRDELLMTRYAKRLDLLCELGEREVHRTRKDATFGRLAHFYRDHFQSLRHAFHERYRRDLVSAFRRLQDAGHLDILACNATHGFLPLMQQVPEAVRAQVSVAANHYRQNFGKDPAGIWLAECGYFPGLERILAAERIRYFFVDTHGLTDATPRPLHGPYAPVFTEAGVAAYARDPESSQQVWSAEYGYPGDPHYREFYRDIGWDLDLDYIRPFIQPTGDRKNTGFKYFRITGKTNDKQPYDPVLARERAVVHAGNFLFNRQRQLEHLASRLGGRTPVVVAPYDAELFGHWWFEGPWFLEAFIREAARAQNTFELVTPADDLRAHPENQVATPPLSSWGAGGYANMWLDGANDWVYRHLHHCARKMVELARDFPEATVPQRRALNQAARELLLAQSSDWAFIMKTGTMVEYALRRTREHVRRFLRLHDDLRAGTLDAEWLGHVEGRDNLFPELDYRIYRPG; via the coding sequence ATGAGCCAGGGCTCTCTCGCACTTGTCCTCCACGCGCACCTGCCGTTCGTCCGTCATCCCGAGCATGAGGACTTCCTGGAGGAAGACTGGCTCTACGAGGCCATCTCGGAGACCTATCTTCCGCTGCTGTTCGCCTTCGATGCGCTGGCGGATGAGGGCGTCCGGTTCCGGCTGTCGATGACCTTGTCCCCGACGCTCGTCACCATGCTGCGTGACGAGCTGTTGATGACGCGCTACGCGAAGCGGCTGGACCTGCTCTGTGAGCTGGGGGAGCGCGAGGTCCACCGGACTCGGAAGGACGCGACCTTCGGGCGGCTTGCGCACTTCTACCGCGACCACTTCCAGTCGTTGCGCCACGCCTTCCACGAGCGCTACCGCCGGGACCTGGTCTCCGCGTTCCGGCGCCTTCAGGACGCGGGCCATCTGGACATCCTCGCGTGCAACGCGACACATGGATTCCTGCCGCTCATGCAGCAGGTCCCCGAGGCGGTCCGCGCGCAAGTGTCGGTGGCCGCCAATCACTACCGGCAGAACTTCGGCAAGGACCCCGCGGGAATCTGGCTGGCGGAGTGTGGCTACTTCCCGGGCCTGGAGCGCATCCTGGCCGCGGAGCGCATCCGCTACTTCTTCGTGGACACGCACGGACTCACGGATGCCACGCCTCGTCCGTTGCACGGCCCCTACGCGCCCGTCTTCACCGAGGCCGGTGTCGCCGCGTACGCGAGAGACCCGGAGAGCAGTCAGCAGGTCTGGAGCGCCGAGTACGGCTACCCGGGCGATCCGCACTACCGCGAGTTCTATCGCGACATCGGCTGGGATCTGGACCTGGACTACATCCGCCCATTCATCCAACCGACGGGAGACCGCAAGAACACGGGCTTCAAGTACTTCCGCATCACCGGCAAGACGAATGACAAGCAGCCGTATGATCCGGTGCTGGCGCGTGAGCGCGCCGTGGTGCACGCGGGCAACTTCCTGTTCAACCGACAGCGGCAGCTCGAACACCTCGCCTCGCGCCTCGGGGGCCGGACGCCTGTCGTGGTCGCGCCATACGACGCGGAGCTCTTTGGCCACTGGTGGTTCGAGGGGCCTTGGTTCCTCGAGGCCTTCATCCGCGAGGCGGCGAGGGCGCAGAACACGTTCGAGCTGGTGACGCCCGCGGACGACCTGCGAGCACATCCCGAGAACCAGGTGGCCACTCCGCCCCTGTCATCCTGGGGGGCGGGGGGCTACGCGAACATGTGGCTGGATGGCGCCAATGATTGGGTGTACCGCCACCTGCATCACTGTGCCCGGAAAATGGTGGAGCTCGCCCGGGACTTTCCCGAGGCCACGGTTCCTCAGCGCCGGGCGTTGAATCAGGCCGCGCGTGAGCTGCTGCTCGCCCAGAGCTCCGATTGGGCCTTCATCATGAAGACCGGAACGATGGTGGAGTACGCGCTGCGACGCACGCGGGAGCATGTGCGCCGCTTCCTCCGGCTCCATGATGACCTCCGCGCGGGGACCCTCGATGCAGAGTGGTTGGGTCACGTCGAGGGGCGCGACAATCTCTTTCCAGAGCTCGACTACCGGATCTACCGACCCGGATGA
- a CDS encoding glycosyltransferase produces MSDLPRLLLCSFDVIPGPSGSSRRLTEYLKALPDRFSVVVLSAKTPDHSHIEKYQGARLLRVPVGSGDLASRIQAFERAVRRQLESEDYALAHFTDPFGGYALCELKGDYGYRLIYEAQTFPSQELRYTHPQTEGDRRFLSKIRRQELFCLMNADLIVTGSQTTRSYIQSLGASEELVRVLRAPVDLAPFSPDVLGAPDGEPLRLMYLGSHVGWQGLPTLLRAVALANEKVEARLTLVGAQHPDWQPHLDELVKELGLKDRVEFQPPVHHDDVAKVLALADVGVLALDDVERNRVQGGPLAKVSEYCAAGRPILAADLPVCRELVPDDAALFFPPGNSQAMAERIIELARNVPRRIEMGNRAREHAESSLDAASIRGQLLDLYDSLLEKRTGPVTSTREDDLPAATMVTGTPTNRLAMLLPPDSGRVKIPQVEKRETVAQHPAPSPAAPAEEPPVVMGMVLEDGFDTRLVKTEPDARPVEPPVVMGLPLRERAASSTSARGTVNSPSEETTPPESSSVIAPDPTPVTPLRAAAPDPLEDVDAPAADRADAKEAPREERRTKRARRSAAPMLADEPPAPTPVEPPSPTPIIRMPASLQADEPPSPTPIIRMPAALQADEPPSPTPIIRAPASLQRDDAPVSNGRGALSARRDDEVPTPTPIVPMRSVLASRSTSARVETPSRRMSSLGVLSKSSQSNESERPSGRTRTVPEPEQTSARTGAAPEAEPLAAPTSAPSEPSSSSAEHHAGRAGATSEPENLPAHSGTPADTNGPSGRIGPPTDSAREGTHSDAEQVSEASGSAPEFENQAGGSSTASDVDERDAERSGFSSAAKSSPGPIGADSDSERSGTTSETKSSSGPGSTDSTVEHGTERTGLTSETKGPSEGGSTDFDAEHGAGKGGITSETTSPSGRGGADSDGEHGAGKSGTASETTSPAERGHADFDGEHGSGRSGIASEPQGPTGTMDATSDAELAPGQHDTPSEEESQPGHRGDASDEEHLSKRAHPVAESERATGHSGVSPDEDASPAGSQRESETEQHSDRISTVSDDERSSDRNSMTSATRQRVEHAEVPAEAESPSDSGDAVSEPEQDLERAEAALDSEHTDSVPESKRHAEATAESDEEPSFSSVPSSLDADHPSDSSSAVAEPEPLSTRPDSSLEEERPAIRRSVFDFAPRSRTTDPERNTPRPSAIVEPERPRGDADRLPPLTRSVPPSEQLARGVTARNSAADPERSPPVLTESGRASTSSRGATTDPERSPPVITESGRASTSSRGATTDPERSPPALIGSSRASTGRGSTSESERSPPVLTEHSRESSSRQSASEPERPPPVLTESPRASSSRGATSEADRPPPTLTPGPITSSQERPSRGGTTDSERPPALPPRASAPPPVPRQRPPRLMSVDGPPRLEPVASRPGLLGVKSAEPEDEPEEISEDEAQAIEEGDEEGPTPPHSRPRLDEPDEISSDEVEEAEVSVSSAARLIEDEEDLQEAEADEAIAEPPPEDEGPAPEPLPSTLNPWFAQLAHGYCPPEGTRFARHTPPTTFPGRDDDTDPSRLPPAPPAQGAVRGKGQ; encoded by the coding sequence TTGAGCGACCTGCCCAGACTGCTCCTGTGCAGCTTCGACGTCATCCCCGGCCCCTCCGGTTCGTCACGCCGTTTGACCGAGTACCTCAAGGCGTTGCCGGACCGCTTCTCCGTGGTGGTGCTATCGGCGAAGACGCCAGACCATTCCCATATCGAGAAGTACCAAGGGGCGCGGCTGCTGCGCGTCCCCGTGGGGTCCGGCGACCTGGCCTCGCGAATCCAGGCGTTTGAACGCGCCGTGCGGAGGCAACTCGAGAGCGAGGACTACGCCCTCGCCCACTTCACGGACCCCTTCGGGGGCTACGCGCTGTGCGAGCTGAAGGGCGACTACGGCTACAGGCTCATCTACGAGGCGCAGACCTTCCCCTCACAAGAGCTGCGCTACACGCACCCGCAGACCGAGGGCGACCGGCGCTTCCTGTCGAAGATCCGCAGGCAGGAGCTGTTCTGCCTGATGAACGCGGACCTCATCGTCACGGGCTCACAGACGACGCGCTCCTACATCCAGTCACTCGGCGCCAGCGAGGAACTCGTTCGCGTCCTGCGAGCGCCCGTGGACCTGGCGCCCTTCTCCCCCGACGTCCTCGGCGCCCCTGACGGCGAGCCCCTGCGGCTCATGTACCTGGGAAGCCATGTGGGGTGGCAGGGCCTGCCGACGCTGCTTCGCGCCGTCGCGCTCGCGAATGAGAAGGTGGAGGCGAGGCTGACGCTGGTGGGGGCGCAGCATCCCGACTGGCAGCCCCACCTGGATGAGTTGGTGAAGGAGCTGGGCCTCAAGGACCGGGTGGAGTTCCAGCCGCCCGTGCACCATGACGATGTGGCCAAGGTGCTCGCGCTGGCGGACGTGGGGGTGCTGGCCCTGGACGATGTGGAGCGGAACCGCGTCCAGGGAGGCCCGCTCGCGAAGGTCTCCGAGTACTGCGCCGCGGGACGCCCCATCCTCGCCGCCGACCTCCCGGTCTGCCGCGAGCTCGTGCCGGACGACGCGGCACTCTTCTTCCCTCCTGGGAACAGCCAGGCCATGGCCGAGCGCATCATCGAGCTGGCGCGCAATGTTCCGCGCCGCATCGAGATGGGGAACCGGGCCCGGGAGCACGCGGAGTCCTCGCTCGACGCCGCCTCCATCCGAGGACAGTTGCTGGACCTCTACGATTCGCTGCTGGAGAAGCGGACGGGGCCGGTGACCAGCACGCGCGAGGACGACCTGCCCGCGGCGACCATGGTGACGGGGACGCCGACCAACCGGCTCGCGATGTTGCTGCCGCCGGACAGCGGGCGCGTGAAGATTCCCCAGGTCGAGAAGCGGGAAACCGTCGCGCAGCACCCTGCCCCTTCTCCGGCCGCTCCCGCGGAAGAGCCCCCCGTGGTGATGGGGATGGTCCTGGAGGATGGGTTCGATACCCGGCTCGTCAAGACGGAGCCGGATGCGCGCCCCGTGGAGCCCCCCGTGGTGATGGGCCTGCCGCTGCGCGAGCGGGCCGCCTCATCCACCAGTGCGCGTGGGACGGTAAATTCACCTTCCGAGGAGACCACGCCTCCCGAGTCCTCTTCGGTCATCGCGCCGGATCCGACTCCCGTCACTCCTCTCCGGGCCGCGGCTCCGGACCCGCTTGAGGATGTCGATGCGCCGGCGGCGGACCGGGCTGACGCCAAAGAGGCACCACGCGAGGAAAGGCGCACCAAGAGGGCGCGGCGGAGCGCGGCACCGATGCTCGCGGACGAGCCACCTGCGCCCACTCCCGTTGAGCCACCTTCACCGACGCCCATCATCCGCATGCCGGCGTCGCTCCAGGCTGACGAGCCACCTTCGCCGACGCCCATCATCCGCATGCCAGCGGCGCTCCAGGCGGACGAACCTCCTTCGCCGACGCCCATCATTCGCGCACCTGCATCACTCCAGAGAGACGACGCGCCTGTTTCCAATGGCCGGGGGGCGCTGAGTGCGCGGCGGGATGATGAGGTGCCGACGCCCACGCCCATCGTCCCCATGCGCTCCGTGCTCGCGAGTCGCAGCACATCGGCACGGGTGGAGACACCTTCGCGCCGGATGTCGTCGCTCGGCGTTCTGTCGAAGAGTTCACAGTCCAACGAGTCGGAACGCCCCTCGGGACGTACGCGGACCGTGCCGGAGCCCGAACAGACTTCGGCGCGCACGGGTGCGGCCCCTGAGGCTGAGCCTCTCGCGGCCCCGACCAGCGCCCCATCCGAGCCTTCATCGTCCAGCGCGGAACATCACGCGGGGCGGGCTGGCGCCACGTCCGAACCGGAGAACCTGCCAGCGCACAGCGGGACTCCCGCCGACACGAACGGGCCCTCGGGGCGAATCGGACCTCCGACTGACTCCGCGCGCGAAGGCACGCACTCCGACGCAGAACAAGTTTCCGAGGCATCTGGTTCGGCGCCCGAGTTCGAGAATCAGGCAGGAGGTAGCAGTACCGCCTCAGATGTTGACGAGCGGGACGCGGAACGAAGTGGCTTCTCTTCCGCGGCCAAGAGTTCGCCAGGACCTATCGGCGCCGACTCTGACTCGGAACGGAGTGGCACCACGTCCGAGACCAAGAGTTCGTCAGGACCTGGCAGTACCGACTCCACCGTTGAGCACGGCACGGAACGAACTGGTCTCACCTCCGAAACCAAGGGCCCGTCGGAAGGTGGCAGTACGGACTTCGACGCCGAGCATGGCGCAGGAAAGGGCGGCATCACCTCCGAGACGACAAGCCCGTCAGGACGTGGCGGTGCGGACTCCGACGGTGAGCACGGCGCGGGAAAAAGTGGCACCGCCTCCGAGACGACGAGCCCGGCAGAACGTGGCCATGCGGACTTCGACGGCGAGCACGGCTCGGGACGAAGCGGCATCGCGTCCGAGCCCCAGGGCCCAACGGGGACCATGGATGCCACTTCGGACGCGGAACTTGCTCCGGGACAGCATGACACCCCGTCCGAGGAAGAGTCCCAACCGGGACACAGGGGCGACGCCTCCGATGAGGAACACCTCTCGAAGCGCGCCCATCCGGTAGCGGAATCCGAACGAGCGACGGGACACTCAGGAGTCTCGCCCGACGAGGACGCGTCGCCAGCAGGCAGCCAGCGCGAATCGGAGACCGAACAACACTCGGACCGCATCAGCACCGTGTCCGACGATGAACGGTCTTCTGACCGCAACAGCATGACTTCGGCGACCAGGCAGCGCGTGGAACACGCCGAGGTCCCCGCTGAAGCAGAGTCTCCTTCGGATTCCGGCGACGCCGTATCTGAACCTGAGCAGGACCTCGAACGCGCTGAAGCCGCGTTGGACTCGGAGCACACCGATTCCGTGCCGGAATCCAAGCGACACGCCGAAGCCACTGCGGAGTCAGACGAGGAGCCCTCTTTCTCAAGCGTTCCATCTTCGCTCGACGCGGATCACCCATCCGACAGCAGCTCCGCCGTCGCCGAGCCTGAGCCACTTTCGACTCGCCCGGATTCCTCCCTCGAGGAGGAACGACCGGCGATTCGCAGATCGGTCTTCGACTTCGCGCCACGCAGCCGCACCACCGACCCCGAACGCAACACGCCTCGCCCTTCCGCCATCGTCGAGCCGGAGCGTCCTCGGGGAGATGCGGATCGCCTTCCGCCACTGACCCGCTCGGTGCCTCCTTCCGAGCAACTCGCCCGCGGCGTCACAGCACGCAACTCCGCCGCCGACCCAGAGCGTTCGCCCCCCGTCCTCACCGAGTCCGGGCGCGCATCGACATCGTCGCGCGGAGCCACCACCGACCCGGAGCGTTCGCCCCCCGTCATCACCGAGTCCGGGCGCGCATCGACATCGTCGCGCGGAGCCACCACCGACCCGGAGCGCTCGCCCCCTGCCCTCATCGGGTCCAGTCGCGCATCAACAGGTCGCGGCTCCACCTCCGAATCGGAGCGCTCCCCCCCTGTCCTCACGGAACACAGCCGCGAGTCCTCTTCGCGCCAGTCCGCCTCCGAACCCGAGCGGCCACCGCCCGTCCTGACGGAGTCACCGCGCGCCTCGTCGTCACGCGGCGCCACATCCGAAGCGGACCGGCCACCCCCCACCCTCACGCCGGGACCCATCACGTCGAGCCAGGAGCGCCCCTCGCGTGGCGGCACCACCGACTCCGAACGGCCCCCCGCGCTGCCACCTCGAGCCAGCGCGCCTCCGCCTGTTCCGCGGCAGCGGCCCCCGCGGCTCATGTCCGTGGATGGCCCCCCTCGTTTGGAGCCTGTCGCCTCACGTCCGGGGCTCCTCGGCGTCAAATCCGCCGAACCCGAGGACGAACCCGAGGAGATCTCCGAGGACGAAGCCCAGGCCATCGAGGAGGGGGATGAAGAAGGCCCGACGCCCCCCCACTCGCGCCCACGTCTGGACGAACCGGATGAGATCAGCAGCGACGAAGTCGAGGAGGCCGAGGTCTCCGTCAGCAGTGCCGCGCGGCTGATCGAGGACGAAGAGGACCTCCAGGAGGCCGAGGCGGACGAAGCCATCGCGGAACCGCCTCCCGAGGACGAGGGCCCCGCCCCCGAGCCGCTCCCGTCGACCCTCAACCCCTGGTTCGCCCAGCTGGCCCACGGCTACTGTCCACCCGAAGGCACTCGGTTCGCCCGGCATACGCCCCCCACCACCTTCCCGGGACGGGATGACGATACAGATCCGTCCCGACTGCCCCCGGCGCCCCCCGCGCAGGGTGCTGTCCGTGGCAAGGGCCAGTGA